The Lebetimonas natsushimae genomic sequence CGGCCTTGACGGAGTGGTCTGTTCAGCATATGAAAGTAAAATGATAAAAGAAATCACAGATAAAAACTTTTTAACCCTGACTCCTGGCATAAGACCTTTTGGAGAAAATGCGGGAGACCAAAAAAGGGTGGCAGACATAGATTTTGCTAAAGAAAATTTAGTTGATTTCATAGTTGTTGGAAGACCGGTTTATAAAGATAAAAATCCAAAAGAAAAAGTAGAAAAAATTTTAGAAAAACTCAAGGAGATTTAATGAAAAAACTGTTTTTAAGTTTAGGTATAGTTATCAGTCTATTTGCAAGTGATAAATTACTATCGCAAAATGAATTAAACAATGTATTAAAATCAAGTATTCTTTATCCAAGATTATCACAAGATATTAAAAAAGGCATTATAAAGGTCAGAGGTGTTAAAAAAAACGGATTTTACATAATTAATATTCAGACTAAAAGAGGGGCCGGAAATATATATATAACAGCGGACAAAAAATATACAATAATCGGAAGAATAATAAATAATAAAAACGGCAACACATTACAAGGTAATTTTCCGGTAAATAAAAAAATAGTTACCGAAGGTGTATCATTTACTTTTGGAAAAGGAAAAAAAGATTTATACGTTGTAACAGACCCAGAGTGTCCGTTCTGCAGAATGATGGAGAAAAAAACAAAAGATAACCTGTCAAAAAATTACAGAGTTCATGTGATTTTATTTCCACTTCCTTTTCATAAAGATGCAAAAAATATGAGCTGCTATATTTTAGCCGGTA encodes the following:
- a CDS encoding thioredoxin fold domain-containing protein — protein: MKKLFLSLGIVISLFASDKLLSQNELNNVLKSSILYPRLSQDIKKGIIKVRGVKKNGFYIINIQTKRGAGNIYITADKKYTIIGRIINNKNGNTLQGNFPVNKKIVTEGVSFTFGKGKKDLYVVTDPECPFCRMMEKKTKDNLSKNYRVHVILFPLPFHKDAKNMSCYILAGKTDKEKAKRFKETLLGGNEWKNYKPSKIELQKCMQALEKSKKAANELQARGTPSVYDKNFNSVEWPSLIKDKK